One Glandiceps talaboti chromosome 2, keGlaTala1.1, whole genome shotgun sequence genomic region harbors:
- the LOC144453499 gene encoding uncharacterized protein LOC144453499 isoform X2, with protein MYRRRITPYTTTYDRRGDYTESQDLMDISTFAPSLHTSASTLSTMTGTTPTSAPSNSPWLFNQINSIPNDNFIHGGGFTPPVISNFAKDNSVRSVNSRDGTSSGRASNNSSPAPSLSSVTSNDDYCGLGKVNMTLTGPLRRRIPDTELSRDERDKRRVRRERNKVAAAKCRQKRVDQTNLLVNETEDWEEKNATLQNEIAKLEKQKEQLEFLLQAHKPMCKMAHNNFNMYTMALSTPVFSTSTSLAKTSSLETPTTEVVTPTSSMFTFPMDTETLPSSTLISNTSCGNEVIKVEQSSSDLSSPDSVQNLIAL; from the exons ATGTACCGAAGAAGAATTACACCGTACACAACAACGTATGATCGTCGTGGG GACTACACTGAATCTCAAGATTTAATGGATATATCAACATTTGCCCCTTCACTTCATACGAGCGCCTCCACACTGTCAACAATGACGGGTACAACCCCAACCAGTGCTCCGAGCAACAGTCCTTGGTTATTCAATCAAATAAACAGCATACCAAATGACAATTTCATCCATGGTGGAGGGTTCACCCCACCAGTAATCTCCAATTTCGCTAAAGACAACTCAGTTCGGTCAGTCAACAGTCGTGATGGTACAAGCAGTGGCAGAGCTAGTAATAACTCATCACCAGCACCAAGTTTATCAAGCGTGACAAGCAATGATGACTATTGTGGTTTGGGAAAGGTCAACATGACATTGACAGGGCCACTGAGGAGGAGAATACCTGACACTGAG CTGAGTAGAGACGAACGTGATAAGAGACGGGTTAGAAGGGAGAGAAATAAAGTCGCTGCTGCCAAATGTCGTCAGAAGCGTGTTGACCAGACGAATCTGCTTGTAAAT GAAACCGAAGACTGGGAAGAGAAAAATGCTACTTTACAGAATGAGATTGCCAAGTTAGAAAAGCAAAAAGAACAACTCGAATTCCTGCTTCAAGCTCACAAACCAATGTGTAAAATGGCACACAACAACTTCAACATGTACACAATGGCTCTCAGCACCCCAGTATTTTCAACGTCCACATCACTGGCAAAGACAAGTTCCCTTGAAACACCGACCACAGAAGTTGTGACACCGACATCGAGCATGTTTACTTTCCCAATGGACACAGAAACTCTGCCAAGTTCTACTCTGATCAGCAACACATCGTGTGGCAACGAAGTAATAAAGGTAGAGCAAAGCAGTAGTGATTTATCGAGTCCTGATTCTGTCCAAAATCTGATAGCTCTGTAA